A single window of Shewanella sp. Choline-02u-19 DNA harbors:
- a CDS encoding DUF4381 domain-containing protein — MAVQTPAANPALASLQDIQTPTEIGLWPLAYGYWLLLLVVLISVAAAFIYLRKRRQHTAAKRAALVELAKLDPSTAQYITNVSEILKRAAMSYCDRSLVAGLSGTHWYAWLTAQVNSPPVELCELLKLSYQRTELTQSQAIALKQSAEHWLKSALPLDSKRLDAALAVNMEAK, encoded by the coding sequence ATGGCTGTGCAAACTCCAGCAGCAAATCCTGCTTTAGCATCACTACAAGATATTCAAACCCCGACAGAAATTGGGCTTTGGCCGCTGGCTTATGGATACTGGCTCTTGCTACTTGTCGTGTTGATATCTGTCGCTGCAGCTTTTATTTACCTCAGAAAACGCCGGCAGCACACCGCAGCTAAAAGAGCAGCATTAGTGGAGCTCGCAAAGCTGGATCCGAGCACGGCACAATACATCACCAATGTCAGTGAAATATTAAAACGGGCAGCAATGAGCTATTGCGACCGTTCATTGGTTGCAGGCTTATCGGGCACTCATTGGTATGCTTGGCTTACAGCGCAAGTGAACTCCCCCCCGGTTGAATTATGTGAACTGCTTAAATTGAGTTATCAGCGTACAGAGCTGACTCAATCACAAGCGATAGCATTAAAACAAAGTGCAGAACATTGGCTAAAAAGCGCTCTTCCGCTTGATTCGAAACGGCTTGACGCTGCCTTAGCCGTCAATATGGAGGCTAAATAA
- a CDS encoding vWA domain-containing protein, translating to MLTLALPWLLLLLPLPLLFRKQQQQVKLGGHLYLPGSDIESQNLPVKITPSTKKGYWILWVLLVIAVARPLWMGEPIELPSKGRDLMLSVDLSGSMQIEDMVIDGRATDRFTLIQHVVSQFIERRKGDRIGLILFADHAYLQSPLTQDRRTVAQYLNEAEIGLVGRQTAIGEAIALGVKRFDQVDESNRVLILLTDGANNAGTISPEKATEIAAKRGITIYTIGVGAEVMERRTLFGKERVNPSMDLDEPQLKQIAAKTGGTYFRARNAEELERIYQEIDNLEPISREQLSYRPQSELFYWPLGLALLLSIFKSIGQLSIFSLKPKQPSGGH from the coding sequence ATGTTAACACTAGCGCTGCCATGGTTATTACTATTATTACCACTGCCACTTCTTTTTAGAAAACAGCAGCAACAAGTTAAGCTGGGGGGTCACCTTTATCTTCCAGGAAGTGATATCGAGTCCCAAAACCTACCTGTTAAAATAACGCCGAGTACAAAGAAAGGTTATTGGATCTTGTGGGTATTATTGGTTATCGCCGTTGCAAGGCCATTATGGATGGGTGAACCGATAGAGCTGCCCAGTAAAGGGCGTGACTTAATGTTGTCCGTTGACTTATCTGGCAGCATGCAGATAGAAGATATGGTCATCGACGGCAGAGCCACCGACAGATTCACACTTATCCAACATGTGGTTAGCCAGTTTATTGAACGTCGAAAAGGGGATCGCATAGGGCTTATCTTGTTTGCGGATCATGCTTACCTGCAGTCCCCTCTCACCCAAGATAGACGCACTGTAGCGCAGTATCTGAATGAAGCGGAAATTGGCTTAGTCGGCAGGCAAACCGCCATTGGTGAAGCGATTGCTCTAGGGGTTAAACGATTCGATCAAGTAGACGAGAGTAATAGAGTGCTTATCTTACTTACTGATGGCGCTAATAATGCCGGTACAATATCGCCAGAAAAAGCAACTGAAATAGCCGCTAAAAGAGGGATCACTATCTATACCATTGGCGTAGGAGCTGAAGTGATGGAGCGTCGCACTCTTTTTGGTAAAGAACGTGTTAACCCTTCGATGGATTTAGATGAGCCGCAGCTTAAACAGATTGCCGCTAAAACGGGCGGTACCTATTTTCGCGCGCGAAATGCCGAAGAACTTGAACGTATCTATCAAGAGATTGACAACCTAGAACCCATTAGCCGAGAGCAATTAAGTTATCGCCCACAATCGGAGCTTTTCTACTGGCCTTTGGGCTTGGCATTATTACTTTCAATATTTAAAAGTATTGGCCAATTATCTATTTTTAGTCTTAAGCCTAAACAGCCATCGGGAGGCCATTAG
- the putP gene encoding sodium/proline symporter PutP has protein sequence MTIELPILITFIGYLALMMGIGLWAYKATDSVEDYILGGRGMGPAVTALSVGASDMSGWLLLGLPGAVYLGGLGEAWIGFGLVFGAWLNWLFVAKRLRIYTEFTDNALTLPDFFEKRFEDNKGILKLVSAVTILVFFTFYASSGMVGGAILFEKVFGLDYTLALIIGSSIIVGYTFVGGFFAVSWTDFFQGCLMLVALLIVPIAIFSQPETQQGFEALDPAMLSLFSENTTFIGLISLLAWGLGYFGQPHILSRFMAIGSADDIPVSRRIAMSWMLIALLGALATGIAGTLYFAASPLENPETVFIHLAHAAFNPWIGGLLIAAILSAIMSTIDSQLLVCSSVITEDFYKKWLRPQAQSKELMLVGRIGVLAIAIIAGIVALNPESSVLGLVSYAWAGFGAAFGPVVLMSLFWRDYSRDGAVTTIVVGAVTVVIWKQLSGGIFDLYEILPGFLFATIAGVLVSKLKAPSDAVKAQFNEFEAKL, from the coding sequence ATGACCATTGAATTACCCATTTTAATTACCTTCATTGGCTATCTTGCCTTAATGATGGGCATTGGCCTTTGGGCTTACAAGGCAACTGATTCTGTAGAAGATTACATTTTAGGTGGCCGCGGCATGGGGCCAGCGGTAACGGCACTAAGTGTTGGCGCTTCTGATATGTCTGGCTGGCTGCTGCTTGGTTTACCTGGCGCCGTCTATTTAGGGGGTTTAGGTGAAGCTTGGATTGGTTTCGGATTGGTCTTTGGTGCCTGGTTAAACTGGCTGTTTGTCGCCAAGCGATTACGGATCTACACCGAGTTTACCGATAACGCACTGACCCTTCCCGACTTTTTCGAAAAACGATTTGAAGATAATAAAGGCATACTCAAGTTAGTCTCTGCTGTCACCATATTAGTGTTTTTTACCTTCTATGCGTCGTCTGGCATGGTAGGCGGCGCTATTTTGTTTGAGAAAGTCTTTGGCCTTGATTACACACTCGCATTGATTATTGGCTCGAGCATCATTGTGGGTTACACCTTTGTCGGTGGCTTCTTTGCGGTAAGTTGGACCGATTTCTTCCAAGGTTGCTTAATGTTAGTGGCGTTACTCATTGTGCCCATCGCCATTTTTAGTCAACCAGAAACACAACAAGGGTTTGAAGCACTCGATCCTGCTATGCTGTCATTATTCAGCGAAAACACCACCTTTATTGGCCTCATATCGCTACTTGCTTGGGGGCTAGGCTATTTCGGTCAACCGCATATCCTGTCACGTTTTATGGCGATTGGTTCAGCCGACGATATTCCTGTTTCGCGCCGCATTGCAATGAGCTGGATGCTCATCGCATTATTGGGCGCGTTGGCGACCGGTATCGCAGGAACATTATACTTTGCCGCGAGTCCACTAGAAAATCCTGAAACCGTGTTTATTCATCTAGCACATGCCGCCTTCAATCCATGGATAGGCGGATTACTTATCGCGGCCATATTGTCGGCAATTATGAGTACGATTGATTCACAACTACTAGTTTGTTCAAGCGTCATTACTGAAGACTTTTATAAAAAGTGGTTACGCCCACAAGCGCAAAGCAAAGAACTCATGCTCGTTGGTCGCATCGGCGTACTTGCCATTGCAATCATCGCAGGGATCGTTGCATTGAATCCTGAAAGCAGCGTACTTGGACTCGTTAGCTATGCGTGGGCAGGTTTTGGTGCCGCATTTGGTCCAGTCGTATTAATGTCGCTCTTCTGGCGTGACTATAGCCGCGATGGCGCTGTTACCACTATCGTTGTTGGTGCCGTTACTGTGGTTATTTGGAAGCAACTAAGCGGAGGGATTTTTGATCTTTACGAAATCTTACCTGGCTTCCTTTTTGCTACAATAGCCGGTGTGCTTGTTAGCAAATTAAAAGCACCTTCAGACGCAGTTAAAGCGCAATTTAATGAGTTTGAAGCAAAGCTATAA
- a CDS encoding sigma-70 family RNA polymerase sigma factor, with product MFDSWRNKKSSTTVSSDMVSKQRRYDSLVRALHTDIYRYAYWLCGDKHIAEDITQETFLRAWRSLDSLKDEKAAKAWLITILRRENARRFERKQFNYSDVEQEFIEDTFSSSTEDHAEQHLLQRQISKLELEYREPLLLQVIGGFSGEEIAKILDLNRNTVMTRLFRARNQLKDALEQPTIRGQSNG from the coding sequence ATGTTTGATAGTTGGCGAAATAAAAAGTCGAGCACCACGGTCTCTTCAGACATGGTTAGCAAACAAAGACGATACGATAGCCTTGTCAGGGCACTTCATACCGATATATACCGTTATGCCTATTGGCTATGCGGCGATAAACATATCGCTGAAGATATCACCCAGGAAACGTTTCTGCGCGCATGGCGTTCACTTGATTCATTAAAAGATGAAAAAGCCGCAAAAGCATGGCTGATTACCATTCTCCGCCGTGAAAATGCACGACGTTTTGAGCGTAAACAATTTAATTACTCTGATGTTGAACAAGAGTTTATTGAAGACACGTTTTCAAGCAGTACCGAAGACCATGCTGAACAACATTTATTACAGAGACAAATTTCAAAGTTGGAACTTGAATACCGAGAACCGTTATTACTGCAAGTAATTGGTGGTTTTAGTGGCGAAGAAATAGCAAAGATATTAGATCTTAATCGAAATACTGTTATGACTCGTTTATTTAGAGCAAGAAACCAACTGAAGGATGCACTCGAACAACCGACTATCAGAGGTCAATCCAATGGATGA
- a CDS encoding OmpP1/FadL family transporter, which yields MKYFNKTLIAVSVALVSTQSMAAGFQLNSQSATGIGRAFAGDAVIADNASVLSRNPAAMAMFDEKQLSMGLTYADVEVEVSDVYINSNVGQIHYGNVPDAAEAKIIPNFYYISPINDKFAYGVAMFSNFGTGTDTGDLSQPKSILGGKATIPAPVDLLGKTEVTTINFNLSASYRINDHFSVGAGLDVIYGQGTLTRSGELPLAPDGSYVPVDLVDVDADGVAFGGIVGAVYEINANHRIGVSYRFSPEFTADGTVKFGGTDYQEINIPIPDIFQVAGFHQLTDKFALHYTAQMTTWGDFHEITVTDPSEAQLKKYAWDDSWLFSVGGTYSLTENWTVRAGYMFDQGVVGEVSSISIPDSDRQWYTMGATYNVSKHTSIDFGIAFIRGEETQLTEQSSVLGLVGQQMPTLGDDLGTVHATTLSNATYYSMQYNYKF from the coding sequence ATGAAGTATTTCAACAAGACTCTTATCGCAGTATCTGTAGCTTTAGTCAGCACACAATCAATGGCCGCAGGCTTCCAACTTAACAGCCAATCAGCAACGGGGATCGGTCGCGCATTTGCGGGTGATGCTGTCATCGCCGATAACGCATCCGTTTTATCTCGTAACCCTGCAGCAATGGCCATGTTTGACGAGAAGCAACTCTCAATGGGCTTAACGTATGCAGACGTAGAGGTTGAAGTCAGTGATGTGTATATTAATTCGAACGTTGGGCAAATTCACTACGGCAATGTTCCAGACGCAGCCGAAGCTAAAATTATCCCAAACTTTTACTATATTAGCCCAATCAACGACAAGTTCGCTTACGGTGTTGCTATGTTTAGTAACTTCGGTACTGGTACCGACACTGGTGATTTGTCACAACCAAAATCCATCTTAGGCGGTAAAGCGACAATTCCTGCACCCGTCGATTTACTCGGTAAAACTGAAGTAACTACCATTAACTTCAACCTAAGCGCGTCTTACCGTATTAATGACCACTTCAGTGTTGGTGCCGGTTTAGATGTTATTTATGGTCAAGGCACACTGACTCGTTCAGGTGAACTGCCTCTAGCGCCAGATGGTTCATATGTGCCAGTGGATCTTGTAGACGTTGATGCTGATGGTGTCGCCTTTGGTGGTATTGTGGGCGCCGTTTATGAAATTAATGCTAATCATCGTATAGGCGTAAGCTACCGTTTCAGCCCAGAATTTACTGCTGACGGTACCGTAAAGTTTGGTGGAACCGATTATCAAGAGATCAACATCCCGATCCCTGATATTTTCCAAGTTGCTGGGTTCCACCAGTTAACAGACAAGTTTGCATTGCATTACACTGCACAAATGACAACTTGGGGTGACTTCCATGAAATCACAGTAACGGATCCAAGCGAAGCACAACTTAAAAAGTACGCTTGGGATGACTCTTGGCTATTCAGTGTTGGTGGTACTTACTCACTGACTGAAAACTGGACTGTACGCGCAGGCTACATGTTCGACCAAGGTGTTGTTGGCGAAGTCAGCTCTATCTCTATTCCTGATTCAGACCGTCAGTGGTACACAATGGGCGCTACATACAACGTGTCTAAGCATACGAGCATCGACTTTGGTATCGCCTTTATTCGAGGTGAAGAAACACAGCTAACTGAACAAAGTTCTGTTTTAGGCCTTGTGGGTCAGCAGATGCCTACATTAGGTGATGATCTAGGTACTGTGCACGCGACAACGCTATCAAATGCAACTTACTATTCAATGCAGTACAACTACAAGTTTTAA
- a CDS encoding VWA domain-containing protein codes for MHFLRPEWFLAIIPLVILLLFIKKKQGASSSWNQYIAPHLANVLLGSTERKQSRNVFYLAFAWLIAVLALSGPALEKTALPVYESAQGRVIVMDMSLSMYANDLSPNRLTQSKYRATDLIETVVEGETGLIAYAGDAFTISPLTRDKATLLNLLPTLTPSIMPVKGSNVEVALEHAKSLLIQGGHVRGDIVLFTDGISSSQLNRAQSVLKGSSYRLGILAFGSEQGAPIQLPNGQLLRDNGNQVVIAKTDYGLLQTLASSANGTVIPIRADGQDVTQLVQWLASTKDTKESDLEGEVWQDLGGYIALLLLLPALLSFRHGIIGAFALMVIMQPIQPVYADSWDNLWQTQNQQASNAYQAQQYQAAAEQFEQTQWQASARYKAGQFDEALTGFEQDTSASGLYNQGNALMQLGQYDKAEKRYQQALDQAPEMDAAKQNLALAKELQQQQEQQKQNGEGDDSQKSDEQQQSDDSESSDKQSQDSSSESKNGQSEQNKEQSDDANSADDSGDESAESQKNEEAAQDAEQNSDKEQPNDNDAAMEAENSKDDSKDESQQSQQAKAQQSAAESDEQENEQQGSMAPTTPSDEPLPPEMERALRAIADDPQVLLRNKMQLEYQKRRRQGINTKENQQW; via the coding sequence ATGCATTTTTTACGCCCTGAGTGGTTTTTGGCGATCATTCCACTTGTCATTCTGCTGCTTTTTATTAAGAAAAAACAAGGTGCCAGTTCCAGTTGGAACCAATATATTGCACCTCACCTTGCCAACGTATTACTCGGCAGTACTGAGAGAAAGCAAAGTCGTAATGTTTTCTATCTTGCATTTGCTTGGTTAATTGCAGTGCTTGCGCTATCGGGTCCCGCATTGGAAAAAACGGCGCTACCAGTCTATGAATCGGCTCAAGGTCGAGTCATAGTTATGGATATGTCGTTATCTATGTATGCTAACGATCTATCACCGAATCGACTAACCCAATCAAAATACCGAGCCACAGATCTGATTGAGACGGTAGTAGAAGGTGAAACTGGCCTAATCGCTTATGCCGGTGATGCCTTTACCATTAGTCCATTAACACGTGATAAAGCTACCTTATTGAACCTATTGCCGACGTTAACGCCAAGTATCATGCCCGTTAAAGGCTCTAATGTTGAAGTCGCGCTAGAGCATGCCAAGTCATTGTTAATTCAGGGAGGGCATGTTCGTGGTGATATTGTGCTTTTTACCGATGGTATTTCCAGCTCGCAACTTAATCGAGCACAATCCGTCTTAAAAGGCAGTTCCTACCGCCTAGGTATTCTGGCTTTTGGCAGTGAACAAGGTGCTCCTATTCAACTGCCCAATGGTCAACTATTGCGTGATAACGGTAATCAAGTCGTCATCGCCAAAACAGATTATGGATTGCTACAAACATTGGCATCGTCAGCCAATGGTACTGTGATCCCTATTCGTGCTGATGGTCAAGATGTAACCCAACTCGTGCAATGGCTTGCCAGCACAAAAGACACTAAAGAGAGTGATTTAGAGGGTGAAGTTTGGCAAGATCTGGGCGGCTACATCGCACTATTATTACTACTCCCCGCTCTGCTTAGCTTCAGACACGGCATTATCGGTGCCTTTGCGTTAATGGTCATTATGCAGCCAATCCAGCCCGTTTATGCCGATAGTTGGGATAACCTTTGGCAAACTCAAAATCAACAAGCATCAAACGCCTATCAAGCTCAGCAGTATCAAGCTGCGGCAGAGCAATTTGAACAAACTCAATGGCAAGCCAGCGCCCGTTATAAGGCGGGTCAATTTGATGAAGCTCTTACAGGCTTTGAGCAAGATACCTCTGCTAGTGGACTCTATAACCAAGGCAATGCGCTCATGCAGCTCGGCCAGTATGATAAAGCCGAAAAGCGCTATCAACAGGCACTCGACCAAGCGCCAGAGATGGACGCCGCTAAGCAAAATTTAGCCCTAGCAAAAGAGCTGCAACAGCAACAAGAGCAGCAAAAACAAAATGGCGAAGGAGATGACAGCCAAAAGTCAGATGAGCAACAGCAGTCTGACGATTCAGAGTCTAGTGATAAACAATCACAAGACAGCAGCTCTGAGTCTAAAAATGGCCAAAGTGAACAGAACAAAGAACAATCTGATGATGCCAATTCTGCAGATGATTCTGGCGATGAATCCGCTGAATCTCAGAAAAATGAAGAGGCTGCGCAGGACGCTGAGCAAAACTCAGATAAAGAGCAGCCCAATGATAATGATGCTGCGATGGAAGCCGAAAATTCAAAAGATGATTCGAAAGATGAATCTCAGCAAAGCCAGCAAGCCAAAGCGCAACAATCCGCAGCTGAAAGTGATGAACAAGAAAATGAACAACAAGGCTCAATGGCTCCAACAACCCCTTCAGATGAACCTCTTCCGCCAGAAATGGAAAGAGCATTAAGAGCGATTGCAGACGACCCGCAGGTACTACTCCGTAATAAAATGCAGCTTGAATATCAGAAACGACGCCGCCAAGGCATTAATACCAAGGAAAACCAACAGTGGTAA
- a CDS encoding BatD family protein, translating to MVIRHLCAFLIVALTAATPAYAITSLQASVDRNPVIEGESLVLTVVADDDLNSGELNTSSLLKDFIVGRTSISRSKQIMNFDARNETRWQVLLSPKFGGNITIPAFNIKGVSSAPITLAVVDRKSQPQQMQDIFMRSSLSSEEAYVGQMLTYRVKLYLALELQRGVLSAPVLDGAQIKQLGEDKDSNEIVNGKRYRVIERAYAIIADQPGELTINGASFSGDVLVQTKRNGGMFSFNESRPTQTQAPKSIVLINPEPVEYQGQWLVSDLVVLKEDWPTTPVEYKVGDPITRTISLLASNADETSLPDIRLSTPAELKTYPEKAQRKSFVRDKQMVSQLTQTTAIVATKAGTYTLPEIKVPWWNPHLKQQQYATLPARTVVVTRGEIAESVNIHQPPNTIQTTTAGYWPWLTAGFALLWLLTLMLWLNARKKQAVSTTKSDDRNPVTINNSARKLLEQSCAAKEPTKVINALIAYYSELLGQPITLRDIANISVELSIEIASLQQSAYSKNTTDIDYKQLLNIVLTTKMNDKQSNTSALNSLNPQI from the coding sequence GTGGTAATTCGACATCTATGTGCGTTCTTAATTGTAGCCTTAACCGCTGCGACACCCGCCTATGCAATCACCAGCTTGCAAGCATCGGTTGACCGTAATCCTGTAATTGAAGGTGAATCTCTGGTGCTAACGGTTGTTGCTGATGACGATCTCAACAGTGGTGAGCTCAACACCTCATCACTGCTAAAGGACTTTATCGTTGGTAGAACAAGCATCAGTCGCAGTAAACAGATCATGAATTTTGATGCGAGAAATGAGACTCGTTGGCAAGTGCTTTTATCGCCAAAATTTGGCGGAAACATCACCATCCCCGCCTTCAATATTAAAGGCGTGAGTTCTGCGCCCATTACCCTTGCGGTAGTAGATAGAAAGTCGCAACCGCAACAGATGCAAGATATCTTTATGCGATCGAGCTTATCCTCAGAAGAAGCTTATGTCGGCCAAATGTTAACCTACAGAGTGAAGCTTTATCTGGCACTAGAATTACAACGCGGCGTGCTTAGTGCACCAGTGCTAGACGGCGCTCAAATCAAGCAACTGGGTGAAGATAAAGACAGCAATGAAATCGTTAATGGCAAGCGTTACCGTGTCATTGAACGCGCTTATGCCATTATCGCCGACCAACCCGGTGAACTGACCATCAATGGTGCCAGTTTTTCTGGAGATGTACTGGTACAAACCAAACGCAATGGCGGTATGTTTTCATTCAATGAAAGTCGGCCGACTCAAACTCAAGCGCCAAAATCAATCGTATTGATCAACCCTGAGCCTGTCGAGTATCAAGGTCAGTGGTTAGTATCTGATTTAGTTGTGTTAAAAGAAGATTGGCCGACAACACCCGTCGAGTATAAAGTCGGCGACCCAATTACTCGTACGATAAGCTTATTAGCGTCTAATGCTGATGAGACCAGCTTGCCCGACATCCGATTATCAACACCTGCTGAGCTAAAAACTTATCCAGAAAAGGCACAACGAAAGTCGTTTGTTCGAGATAAACAAATGGTGTCACAACTCACGCAAACCACCGCAATAGTGGCGACAAAAGCCGGCACTTACACGCTACCTGAAATAAAAGTCCCTTGGTGGAACCCCCACCTCAAACAGCAGCAATACGCCACCCTTCCCGCCCGTACGGTTGTCGTCACGAGAGGGGAAATTGCCGAGTCAGTGAACATCCATCAACCACCAAACACGATTCAAACAACCACTGCAGGTTACTGGCCTTGGTTAACTGCTGGTTTTGCGTTGTTATGGTTATTAACGCTAATGCTTTGGCTCAATGCCAGAAAAAAACAGGCAGTAAGCACGACTAAAAGCGACGACAGAAATCCAGTGACTATCAATAACAGTGCCCGAAAATTACTTGAGCAAAGTTGTGCTGCAAAAGAGCCAACAAAAGTCATCAACGCACTAATAGCTTACTACTCTGAGCTTTTAGGACAACCAATAACATTGCGAGATATAGCCAATATATCAGTGGAGCTTTCTATCGAAATCGCCTCATTGCAGCAATCTGCTTATAGCAAAAACACCACAGATATTGACTACAAGCAATTACTCAACATCGTTTTGACGACAAAAATGAACGATAAACAGAGTAATACCTCTGCCCTTAATTCACTCAACCCGCAGATATAA
- a CDS encoding DUF3379 domain-containing protein, producing MDELKFRRQAYGEPNNQDPEFLHAAMESAEREAFLNTLKGLDNKIEKALSIDVPDDLVAKLLLRQQLQHHHAQRRKTGFAFAMVASVAFLAGITFTLMRMGPVDLGQHALAHVYHEDKALHLDKNVQYQDVNFQLASLGNIGDMQFTEQPGKVFYSTYCDFQGVKSLHLVMQGEHGKVTLFIVPLEDRMVLEEAFADNKYKGMGFETDNAYMLLVGEEIQDLNYVRNEIKQTFI from the coding sequence ATGGATGAGCTTAAATTTCGCCGCCAAGCTTATGGTGAGCCAAATAACCAAGATCCCGAGTTCCTTCACGCAGCAATGGAATCGGCAGAAAGAGAAGCCTTTTTAAATACTCTTAAAGGCTTAGATAACAAAATTGAAAAAGCACTGAGCATTGATGTACCAGATGATCTGGTGGCTAAGTTGTTATTACGCCAACAGTTGCAACATCACCATGCACAACGTCGTAAAACAGGATTTGCGTTTGCGATGGTCGCGTCAGTGGCCTTCTTAGCGGGTATTACCTTTACGTTAATGCGTATGGGGCCTGTTGATCTAGGACAACATGCTTTGGCACATGTTTATCATGAAGATAAAGCGCTTCATCTTGATAAAAATGTCCAATACCAAGACGTTAACTTTCAACTAGCTTCGCTTGGTAATATTGGAGATATGCAATTTACCGAGCAGCCAGGTAAAGTGTTTTACAGTACCTATTGTGATTTTCAAGGGGTAAAAAGCCTGCATTTAGTGATGCAAGGTGAACACGGAAAAGTCACCCTATTTATCGTACCGCTAGAAGACAGAATGGTATTAGAAGAAGCTTTTGCCGATAATAAATATAAAGGTATGGGATTTGAAACTGACAACGCATATATGTTGCTCGTTGGTGAAGAGATCCAAGACCTTAATTACGTTAGAAACGAAATTAAGCAAACATTCATCTAG
- a CDS encoding SIMPL domain-containing protein, giving the protein MQKNNTLAAIILGGFICLGLVLMANTVGDKLIKMKSMERTVTVKGLAEKEVRANVAIWPIRFTEVDNDLDNLYANVQTKTEKVATFLKQQGFDKSEITISLPAIDDRLAQGYADPNVKFRYAARVSLSLYTDKIDLLLSARSNMLSLAKEGIAISDQDYDSKAQFLFTKLNDVKPEMIQSATQNARQVAEKFAKDSDSKLGKIKKAAQGQFSINDRDSNTPYIKKVRIVSTLTYYLND; this is encoded by the coding sequence ATGCAAAAAAATAATACTCTAGCCGCGATTATCCTAGGAGGGTTTATTTGCCTTGGATTAGTGCTGATGGCCAATACCGTTGGCGATAAGCTAATAAAAATGAAATCAATGGAACGTACCGTCACGGTTAAAGGTTTAGCCGAGAAAGAGGTGCGCGCCAATGTCGCCATTTGGCCCATTCGCTTTACCGAAGTCGATAACGATCTCGACAACCTTTATGCAAATGTGCAAACTAAAACAGAAAAAGTGGCCACGTTTCTAAAGCAACAAGGTTTTGATAAGTCAGAAATAACTATCTCACTTCCCGCTATCGATGACCGATTAGCCCAAGGTTATGCGGATCCTAATGTGAAGTTTCGCTACGCAGCAAGAGTGTCTCTCTCACTCTATACCGATAAGATCGACCTACTACTTTCAGCCCGCAGTAATATGCTGTCACTTGCTAAAGAAGGCATTGCTATCTCAGATCAAGATTACGACAGCAAAGCACAGTTCTTGTTTACCAAGCTCAACGACGTTAAGCCGGAGATGATCCAATCCGCAACTCAAAATGCACGCCAAGTTGCCGAGAAATTTGCGAAGGATTCTGACTCAAAATTGGGAAAAATTAAAAAGGCCGCTCAAGGTCAATTTAGCATTAACGACCGAGATAGTAATACGCCGTATATAAAGAAAGTCCGTATCGTCTCTACATTGACCTATTACCTTAATGATTAA